The genomic region GCTCCTTATGCGGCTAGGGTTATGACCGCGGTGCTGGCAGTGGGCACTCCCCGCCAGGCCTGGACTATTGCGGTCTTGGCTTTGGGTAGCTGCATCGCGCCGGCCTCCCCGCGCAGTTGCTGCACCGCGCAGTAGAAACGGGCAAGACCGGATGCCTCGTACATGTATCCCATGCCTAGGGCGCCGCCGGAGACGTTGACCGGTCGCTTTCCGTTGCGGGCGGTCTTGCCCTGCTCCGTGTTCAGGCCCACGTCGCAGGGACTGGCCAGACCGAGGGCGACGAGATGTTGCAGCTCCTTGTAGGTGTAGGTGTCGTCAACTTCAGCGAAGTCGAAGTAGTGCCTGGGGTCGGTGACACCCGCCTGACCATAGGCCATCTTTGCTGCCTTGGTCACGTACTCGGGCGCGCTCCAATCCCGGGTCTCGAGGTTGGGTGAGCCGTTGCACCAGCCGGCACCGGTCAGCCATACCGGCTTCCCGCGCAGCTCCTTTGCCTTTGACTCGGTCGCGAGCACGATGACGATTGCCCCGTCCACCGGCTGGGCGATGTCCAGGTCGGTGAGGGGCAACGACACCGGCTTCGCGTACTTGAAGTCGTCAAGGGAGAGCCCCGCTGCCTGACCGGCAATCGGATTCACCAGCGCGTTCGAGCGGTTCTTCACCGCAACCGCCGAGCACTGGTCCCGGGTGATGCCGTTCTCGGCACAGAACCGGTTCATCTCCAGTCCGGCGATGAAGTTTGAGTTCAGGCACAGGGGACGGACGGTTACCGGGTCCTGGGCGCAGGCCGCGATACCGTCGGGCGTCAACATGTTTGATGCCTTGGAATGGGCCTCGACAACCGCGGTGCCGAACCTGCCGGTTCTGAGCTGCATGACCGCCGTGGCGATGCCGTGCAGGCCGTCGCCGGTGATGGTATGCATCTGCCTGAGGGCCGCGCCCAACTGGTCGGGCACGTACTCGTCGAAGATAGATGTGCCTTCGATGTAGTCCTCGGCGCAGGTTACAAATGTGTCTACCTCCGTGCGCGGGTTTATCCCGGCGTCGGCGTAGGCACGCACCGCGGCGTCGAACATCAGCTCCTTATACGACACGTCCGGAGTGATTGTCCGGAACTGGGTCGCGCCGATGCCGACTACCGCTATTCGTTCTGACATTGCACCTCCAAGTTCAGGGATAAGGGTCGGACTTCGAATCATCGCCCGCAGGCAGCGCATCCGGGCTTTCGGTGTAGCATAGCGTCGCAGAGTCGATTGTCAAATGGCCGTTGGCAGACCAAGTCCGCGTTTGACAGTCTGTTTGGTTGGCCTAGAATTGGATGGTGGCCCTTGAGCGGCAGTGGTCGCTCCAAGTCCAGTCGTGGCAGGGAACGACTCACTGAAGGGCCGTCTTCTGACTTTGACACACCTTCTAACTGGAGGCTCGATGCTTCATCGCTTGTCTGGGATTCTCTTCTGTCTGGTGCTGCTCGTTGGAGCGGCATCCGCCGGTCCGATGCTGGTGCGCGTTGGCGCCCACAACTACCAGGAACTCCGTTCCCATATCACTTTGAAGGGCACGTCGATCGACATAGCCGGCGCGAAGCCGGGCGAATCGTATGACCTGCTGCTTGACCGTTCCGACTTCGGCGCGGTTGCGGCCTGCGGCCTGCCGGTGACGGTCATCTGCGACGACCTGGATACCCGCAGGGGCGAGGCGACGCAGTTCGGGATGTACCGTACATACGATGACATGAAGGTCATCCTGCGCGGCTTCGCCTCAGACTACCCGTCAATCTGCAAACTCGAGAGCATCGGTCCCTCGTTTGAAGGCCGCTACATCCTTGGTCTCAAGATCAGTGACAATCCGACGGTCGACGAGGACGAGCCGGAGGTACTGTTGGAAGCTCTGCACCATGCGCGGGAATGGGCGACTCCCGAAGTGGCGCGCTTCTTCGTGGATACGCTGCTCAGCAACTACGACTCCGTCGCCGCGTTCAAGGAGTTCATTGACGGCCACGAGATATGGGTCTTCACTCACATAAATCCGGACGGCTACACCTATGACTACCCCGGTCAGTTGAGCTGGCGCAAGAACCGGCAGCCGTTCGGCACATCGACCGGCTGTGACCTGAACCGTGACTACAACGGCGCCTGCAACGGGAATCGGATGGACGACTGGGGCTCACTGGTGAACGGGTCGAATACTTCGCACCGACCACGCGATATCACGTGGTTCGGCGCCAAGGGGGCGTGGGGGGTCGAAGTCAATGCTCTCTCCGAGTTCTTCAAGACGCGCACGTTCCTGGCCGATGTCACACTGCACTCGTATTCCGAACTCGTTATCTGGCCATTCGGTTCGGGTTCGCTCGCGCCGGATAGCAGTTATCTTGCGAGTCTCGCCATCGGGACTGCGGCGCAGATATCGAAACTGGGTGGCGGCACCTACACGCCGCAGCAGTCGAACTATCTGTACCCCACGGCCGGAGGGTCGACTGACTGGATGTACGGATGGAGTCACTGGATCGGTGGGTTCCCGTGCATGACGTACTGCATCGAAGTCGGCACCGATTTCTACCAGCCGACCGGCGACCTCGAAGCGATACAGAGTGAGGTGTTCGATGGGCTTTTCTACATGTTCTCACGAGCCGAGTCGATCGACATGGCTCTGGAGGGCGAGGTTCCGCGGCCGATTCTCACCCCGATGGACTCGGCTGTCACCGCGCAGTATACGGTCTACTGGTCTCCGATCCGGCCTCAGCACAGTCACCCGGACCGTTGGGAGATTGAAGAACTCAAAGGTCTCTCGGTGGTCACGGACAACATGGAGGCAGATCTGTCCAAGTGGGTACTACAGGGTGCGAGCCAATCCTCGACCCAGAAGCACGGTGGCGTCTACTCGATATCTCTCGGTAACGGCGACAACATCGCCAACTACTGCATGACCAAAGACCCGTACCCGGTCGAACCCGGCGACTCGCTCAAGTACTGGATCTGGTACAACACCGAGAACAACTACGACGTCACGGTAGCTGAGGTGTCGCTTGAAGGGAGGGAATGGTACCAGCTTCACGACCGCTTCACCGGGAACTCCAGCGGCTGGCTGTACAAGGCCTTTCCGCTGGAGCCGTGGGTCGGCAGTTCAGTGTTCATCCGCTTCCGGTACATGACCGACGACGGAACGACCGGGTCCGGCGTCTACATTGACGACGTCTGGCCGGTGCCCGAGTTCGCCGAACGCACGGTGCTGTCCGACAGCATCACCGACACACTCTATGTCGTGACGGCCGAGACGGTCGGGACTCACTACTACCGCGTACGCGGACACAACGCGACCTGGGGATGGAACGACCAGGGGCCGCTGGAGGACATCCTGGTGGTAGGCTTGAGCGGGACGCAGGAGCCGACCGGCACGGTCATCACCTCGGTGCGCGAGGTCGGCCCGAACCCGGTCATCAACGGAACGCGGATCAGCTATGCACTAGAGCGCGCAGGCGCGGCGGACCTCTCGATATACGATGCGGCGGGCAGGCGGGTCAGGAGTCTGGTTTCGGGCAAGCTCAAGGCCGGCGTCTACTCGGTCAGCTGGGACGGCAGGGATACTGGCGGCAGACAGGTCCCGGCTGGTGTCTACTACGTCCGGCTCTCGGCTGACCGGACATCGACTGCGCGAGTGACGGTCGTCCGCTAGGACAGCCAGCTTCCGTATCGGGGCGCGGCTTGCCCGCGCCCCTCTTGCTGCGGGCGGCGGCAGCTTGGGTCTTGGTTCTGTTGGCGACGGGTGAAGTCGCCAGCCACTCTGGGCGTCTTCAGCGGCTTGCCAGCACTTGTGTCTTGTGTATACTTCACCATGCTCGATAGACGTGGCACGAGCAGCGAGCCGCCGTCTCGCCCCAAGGAGACAACATGCACCGACTGATGCTGCTCGCTCTGACGTGTCTGACCGTAGCCGGATTGGCATGGAGCGGGCCGTCCGCTCCAGTGCTGATGGAGGCGAAGCTCTACGTCAGCGACGTGCAGGACCTCGACCACCTCGGTACCATCGCTGGTGACCTCTACATCTGCTCCCGAGGTGCGGACGAGAAAGGTACGTATCTGGTCCTTGTCACCGATGCCGACCAGCTTGGCCGGATCCGGGACTGCGGCCTGGAGACCGCGGTGACCTGGGCCAACCTGGACGACAAATTCAAGCTGCTGACCGGCGTGGACCCTCACGATGCGTTGCGACTACAGACCTTCGGGTACTACTTCACCTACTGGGAGATGCGCGATTCGCTCGAGGCCCTGGCCGCGGCCCACCCCGAGGTCTGCAGCCTCTTTGCCATCGGTGTGACCTCGCAGGGCCGCGACATCCTGTGTATGAAGGTCTCGGGTAACGCCGCGACCGAGGAGGACGAACCGGCCTGCTACTTCTCCGGTGCTTGCCACGGCGACGAACCCATCGG from candidate division WOR-3 bacterium harbors:
- a CDS encoding T9SS type A sorting domain-containing protein gives rise to the protein MLHRLSGILFCLVLLVGAASAGPMLVRVGAHNYQELRSHITLKGTSIDIAGAKPGESYDLLLDRSDFGAVAACGLPVTVICDDLDTRRGEATQFGMYRTYDDMKVILRGFASDYPSICKLESIGPSFEGRYILGLKISDNPTVDEDEPEVLLEALHHAREWATPEVARFFVDTLLSNYDSVAAFKEFIDGHEIWVFTHINPDGYTYDYPGQLSWRKNRQPFGTSTGCDLNRDYNGACNGNRMDDWGSLVNGSNTSHRPRDITWFGAKGAWGVEVNALSEFFKTRTFLADVTLHSYSELVIWPFGSGSLAPDSSYLASLAIGTAAQISKLGGGTYTPQQSNYLYPTAGGSTDWMYGWSHWIGGFPCMTYCIEVGTDFYQPTGDLEAIQSEVFDGLFYMFSRAESIDMALEGEVPRPILTPMDSAVTAQYTVYWSPIRPQHSHPDRWEIEELKGLSVVTDNMEADLSKWVLQGASQSSTQKHGGVYSISLGNGDNIANYCMTKDPYPVEPGDSLKYWIWYNTENNYDVTVAEVSLEGREWYQLHDRFTGNSSGWLYKAFPLEPWVGSSVFIRFRYMTDDGTTGSGVYIDDVWPVPEFAERTVLSDSITDTLYVVTAETVGTHYYRVRGHNATWGWNDQGPLEDILVVGLSGTQEPTGTVITSVREVGPNPVINGTRISYALERAGAADLSIYDAAGRRVRSLVSGKLKAGVYSVSWDGRDTGGRQVPAGVYYVRLSADRTSTARVTVVR
- a CDS encoding acetyl-CoA acetyltransferase; this translates as MSERIAVVGIGATQFRTITPDVSYKELMFDAAVRAYADAGINPRTEVDTFVTCAEDYIEGTSIFDEYVPDQLGAALRQMHTITGDGLHGIATAVMQLRTGRFGTAVVEAHSKASNMLTPDGIAACAQDPVTVRPLCLNSNFIAGLEMNRFCAENGITRDQCSAVAVKNRSNALVNPIAGQAAGLSLDDFKYAKPVSLPLTDLDIAQPVDGAIVIVLATESKAKELRGKPVWLTGAGWCNGSPNLETRDWSAPEYVTKAAKMAYGQAGVTDPRHYFDFAEVDDTYTYKELQHLVALGLASPCDVGLNTEQGKTARNGKRPVNVSGGALGMGYMYEASGLARFYCAVQQLRGEAGAMQLPKAKTAIVQAWRGVPTASTAVITLAA